One Helicobacter sp. MIT 05-5293 genomic region harbors:
- a CDS encoding thiamine phosphate synthase: MLPFILESRFNDIDCIIYRDQSDYFIPAFLRLVAPYKKKLYLNLPLQNVKDILPLAKCFDGVHLKGAYQHLIPQICEYNQQRRRDSKHTLQIGFSAHSVEEVLLALQLGADYCTLSPIFATPNKGAPLGIQSLQSLPVEVRQKVVALGGIISKEQIEQIKHLGVLGFASIRFYEK, translated from the coding sequence ATGCTCCCTTTTATTTTAGAATCTCGATTTAATGACATTGATTGTATTATTTATCGTGATCAATCTGATTATTTTATACCGGCTTTTTTGCGTCTTGTTGCCCCTTATAAAAAGAAGCTCTATCTGAATCTACCTTTACAAAATGTGAAAGATATTTTGCCGCTAGCCAAATGTTTTGATGGCGTGCATTTAAAAGGTGCTTATCAGCATTTGATTCCTCAGATATGTGAATATAATCAGCAAAGGCGGCGAGATTCTAAACATACTTTGCAGATAGGCTTCAGTGCGCATAGCGTGGAAGAAGTCTTGTTGGCATTACAATTAGGGGCGGATTATTGCACACTTAGTCCGATTTTTGCCACTCCTAATAAAGGCGCGCCTTTAGGCATACAATCCTTGCAGTCTTTGCCTGTGGAAGTGAGACAAAAGGTCGTGGCTTTAGGAGGGATCATTTCCAAAGAGCAGATTGAGCAAATCAAGCATTTAGGGGTCTTAGGATTTGCATCAATCAGATTCTATGAGAAATAA
- the hemW gene encoding radical SAM family heme chaperone HemW — MLLYIHIPFCASKCGYCAFHSLPNQQNLYAPYIQALCKDIQWSLQTYRSAPHTPLVIDSVFIGGGTPNILPSHFYEEIFATIHKYAQLSKTCEITLEANVNLIESQWCQNLIALGANRLSIGVQSFVQEKLDLLERDHQVNDIEHYFGIAYRAGFTNISCDLIYGTSVDNPSLLAFEIKCASNLPINHLSAYALSIDDGSRFAHYTKKLISDNDWEKWVRENLHKYGFLQYEVSNYARGYECQHNLGYWRGLPYIGCGAGAVGRVKNTRTQGLLKLDSYIQQPTHKNIESLSKEDLNLEEIMLGLRCKIGVNCERINLASKRTKLLLDEQKCHIESRKNGDYLVANELFLADEIALWLTRGD, encoded by the coding sequence ATGCTTTTATATATCCATATCCCATTTTGTGCAAGCAAATGCGGCTATTGCGCATTTCATTCACTCCCCAATCAACAGAATCTTTATGCTCCCTACATTCAAGCATTATGCAAAGACATTCAATGGAGCTTACAGACCTATCGCTCTGCTCCTCATACGCCGCTTGTGATAGATTCTGTATTTATTGGTGGAGGGACACCTAATATCCTTCCATCGCATTTTTATGAAGAGATTTTTGCGACAATCCATAAATATGCACAACTAAGCAAAACTTGCGAAATCACACTTGAGGCAAATGTGAATCTTATAGAATCCCAATGGTGTCAGAATCTCATCGCTTTAGGGGCAAATCGCCTAAGTATCGGTGTGCAAAGTTTTGTCCAAGAGAAGCTCGACCTCTTAGAACGAGATCATCAAGTGAATGACATTGAACACTATTTTGGCATTGCTTATCGTGCAGGATTCACAAATATCAGCTGCGACCTTATCTATGGCACTTCTGTCGATAATCCTTCACTTCTTGCTTTTGAAATCAAATGTGCAAGCAACCTGCCTATCAATCACCTATCAGCCTATGCTTTGAGCATTGATGACGGCTCACGTTTTGCTCATTATACAAAAAAACTAATCTCTGATAATGACTGGGAAAAATGGGTGCGAGAAAACCTACACAAATACGGATTTTTACAATACGAAGTCTCAAATTATGCGCGAGGTTATGAATGCCAACACAATCTTGGCTATTGGCGAGGCTTACCTTATATCGGTTGTGGTGCGGGAGCTGTGGGAAGAGTAAAAAATACAAGAACACAGGGTTTGCTTAAACTTGATTCTTATATCCAACAACCCACACACAAAAATATCGAATCTCTTAGTAAAGAAGACTTAAATCTCGAAGAAATAATGCTTGGCTTAAGATGCAAAATAGGCGTCAATTGTGAGCGTATCAATCTTGCTTCAAAACGCACAAAATTACTTCTTGATGAGCAAAAATGCCATATAGAATCCCGCAAAAATGGAGATTATTTAGTCGCAAATGAGTTATTTTTAGCTGACGAAATCGCATTATGGCTCACAAGGGGAGATTAA
- a CDS encoding alkaline phosphatase family protein: protein MRFVQLIIRASILMLFLIFICFLSRLILVLEYLPQNLWSEYGEDFKAMWLMGFRLDMRAIGIAMLGYIILNYIMLLFDRIYSLNANHQRTLLRFSSSFLSFFTHFYAFLLGFIFVVFAFISFYYYQTYGGKIDVFIFELKDDNTWTILEIIWRDYPLITGILISLIAGLITLWLHHTFSKIPQCSHQPFCIFKQNIIGTILNLGFIIMLVIASRGSLGTFPIKENNYHISSHAIFNDLAANPIMAFDWALKNYRADMRFYPVAKNQEQKFQEELFPIYHQTPTNTFAAENPPHIIVNLMESFGSNLLAYDNPQDFDLLGDLREHLQNDFMFYRFLSAANWTAPSFVALFFESPFDKIAQGHAKTIKLALNPFEIYANAGYETIFITSGHGSWKSLGEYIKTQGGGGTQVFDTLSLLKAYPEAKYDENGYGVADEYAYRLAFDILSRAQKPTFIAILTTSNHPPYLLPRNYTPIPLTIPQDIINKTQDSEEKTLLAIQLYQYANDAFGKFMNNIKNSSLKEKTIVAASGDHHVRNLTIDPSLDKALGYAVPLYLYVPKPYQDNTLYDPLRFGSHKDIFPTLYELSLSRTNYMSIGGRNILARIQDSRYDFGYNALVWIDKQGIYPVNSTKGYAYSPSQKMIPLVSSEESFELDSFKKNFATKYHELLVYEINKRIMGVKTEE, encoded by the coding sequence ATGCGTTTTGTCCAACTCATCATTCGTGCAAGCATTTTGATGCTATTTTTAATCTTTATTTGCTTTCTCTCACGTCTTATCTTAGTATTAGAGTATCTTCCTCAAAATCTATGGAGTGAGTATGGGGAAGATTTTAAAGCCATGTGGCTTATGGGATTTAGGCTCGATATGCGCGCAATTGGTATAGCAATGCTTGGCTATATTATCTTAAATTATATAATGCTTTTATTTGACAGAATCTATTCTTTAAATGCAAATCATCAACGCACATTACTTCGATTCTCTTCTTCTTTTCTGTCATTTTTTACACATTTTTATGCTTTTTTATTAGGATTTATTTTTGTTGTTTTTGCTTTTATCAGTTTTTATTATTACCAAACTTATGGAGGCAAGATTGATGTTTTTATTTTTGAACTCAAAGACGACAATACTTGGACGATTCTAGAAATCATTTGGCGAGACTATCCTTTAATAACGGGGATTCTCATATCTCTTATAGCAGGGCTTATAACTTTATGGCTACATCACACTTTTTCTAAGATTCCTCAATGCTCTCACCAACCTTTCTGTATCTTTAAACAAAATATAATAGGCACAATACTAAATCTTGGCTTTATCATTATGCTTGTAATTGCCTCTAGGGGATCATTAGGGACATTTCCTATTAAAGAAAACAATTACCACATCTCCTCCCATGCGATTTTTAATGACTTAGCTGCCAATCCTATAATGGCATTTGACTGGGCATTAAAAAACTATCGAGCCGATATGAGATTCTATCCTGTAGCAAAAAATCAAGAGCAGAAATTCCAAGAAGAGCTTTTTCCTATTTACCACCAAACGCCTACAAATACCTTTGCAGCAGAAAATCCCCCGCATATTATTGTGAATCTTATGGAGAGCTTCGGGAGCAATCTTTTGGCTTATGATAATCCACAGGATTTTGACTTATTGGGAGATTTGAGAGAGCATTTGCAAAATGATTTTATGTTTTATCGTTTCTTATCGGCGGCTAATTGGACAGCACCTTCATTTGTCGCGCTTTTCTTTGAAAGCCCTTTTGATAAAATCGCACAAGGTCATGCTAAAACAATCAAACTTGCACTGAATCCTTTTGAAATATACGCAAATGCGGGTTATGAAACAATATTCATCACTTCAGGTCATGGCTCATGGAAAAGCTTAGGAGAATACATAAAAACACAAGGAGGGGGGGGGACGCAAGTCTTTGATACCTTGTCTCTTCTCAAAGCTTATCCCGAAGCAAAATATGATGAAAATGGCTATGGTGTCGCCGATGAATACGCTTACAGACTTGCCTTTGATATACTCTCTCGCGCCCAAAAGCCCACATTTATTGCGATTTTAACCACTAGTAATCACCCACCTTACCTACTACCTCGCAATTACACACCTATACCCTTAACAATCCCTCAAGACATTATCAACAAAACACAAGATTCAGAAGAAAAAACCTTATTAGCCATACAACTTTATCAATACGCCAATGATGCTTTTGGTAAATTTATGAATAACATTAAAAACTCATCTTTAAAAGAAAAAACCATTGTCGCAGCAAGTGGAGATCATCATGTAAGAAACTTGACTATTGATCCTAGCCTTGATAAAGCATTAGGATATGCTGTGCCCTTGTATTTATATGTGCCAAAACCCTACCAAGACAATACCCTTTATGACCCCTTGCGATTTGGCTCACATAAAGATATTTTTCCTACTTTGTATGAGCTAAGCCTGTCTCGCACAAACTATATGAGCATAGGAGGACGCAATATCCTTGCACGCATACAAGATTCTCGATATGATTTTGGTTATAATGCTTTAGTGTGGATTGACAAACAAGGAATCTATCCTGTCAATAGCACAAAAGGCTATGCTTATAGCCCCTCTCAAAAGATGATTCCACTTGTTTCAAGTGAAGAAAGTTTCGAGCTGGATTCTTTTAAGAAAAATTTTGCTACAAAATACCATGAATTATTAGTTTATGAAATCAACAAACGTATTATGGGCGTCAAAACAGAAGAATAA